The Thermococcus sp. 4557 genomic sequence ATCCATGGGACCTCGAAGCCAGCGAGACAAAGTCAATTACAATCCAGAACCTTAACGACAGGTTCGGTATTAAGTTGGTCGCTTACCCGACTGAGCTTGAGGGTGGCGGAGAAGTGTATTTGCAAGTGAAGGCGTGGAATTACGATGGATCAATGATTCCAGTTAGAGGATTCATTGAAATCAATGGGAAACGGGAAAATATTGACGCTAAAATTCCGATCAGCGCTAACGGTGATCCCATAATAACACTCAGACGGAACATCGTTGGAGTCGGCGTTCACACGATCAAAGTATTCCTCGACAATCACGATGGCGAACCTAACGGAGCAGGAGAAGAGCACTGGAGCGAAGCGACAGTGGAAGTGAAGTCAATGAACGGAACAGAACTCAAACAAGTGAGCTTTGAGTGCGATAATCCTAAATTCAACTGGAACGGAATAGAATACAAGGCCACATTAGTGTGCAAGGCATTTGTCTATAATCCCACTCAAGAAAATGTCTTCTTGAACGCTGTGAGTGTTAGCGAGTGGCATACTGATAACTCAGACTTTACGCGATCTCTTGGCTCCTCGTGGACAGTTGAGTATCCCACCGTAATACAGAGCTCTGAAACTGCTACGATAATCTTCAAGAACACAGCACACACAGGACTCATCACGCTTGAAAGAGACCTGTTTGGAGATTATATCTCAATATCGCTGAAGTATGTGGTGTCCCCACAAAATGGAAACGACATTATATTCACAGGCATTGACACAATAAACATAGGGCAAGATAACAAGGACGTGATAGTAGACGTTGGAACCAATGTTATACTTGTGGGAGCAGACGTCAAAGCAGGGATCACAATATTGAAACTGGCACGTAATGGTGAGGTGGTGAGTGCTTTCAAAAATTCATGGCCCTACCTAGTGAGCTTCTTTAGATGGGCGTGGCCAAAGCTCCACAATTGAGGGAGGTGATGAATATGTTAGACGAAAAACTACTAATCCTTTTCTTATTTGTTTTTTCCGGTATTTATGGGACATTTATATATCAAGGAAAGACTACAAAGGGATTTAAAATATCTATTACCATTCTGCTTTCATTATACATAGCAGGAAAAATACTCTCAGAATCTGATTCCAAGCTATGGGGATTATTAGTACCTGTATTAGTGTTCTATCTCACGAGTATTGGGTACTACTCATTAATGGATATCAACGGACGTCTTGATGAATTCCTTTCAGGAAGAAAGAGACAAGAATGGAACCCGAGGAATATTTTCGCTCTAACTCTGTTAATCCTTTTGTTTGAGATTGTTCCATTGATTGCGGTATACCTTACCACTCACAGTGTTTTCCTTTCTATTACAGTTGGACTTGGCACAGGCCTTTTCTTTTTCACTTTGCCGAATTTTGACAAAATGACGTTTAAGTTTGTGTTTAACATCTACACAATCTTAACAGTTGTGACGACAGTATTACTCGTTTCAGGATTATGTGTGTAGTGGAGGTGATGTGAGTGCTAGCAGTTGAGGGTAGATTTGTAATTCCCGCTTTTATGTTTTTTATCTCAGTAGCAAGCACGTTTTATCTTGCAAAGTATCTAATCCTGCAATTTATAATCACCGCGTATATTGTTGGATTCCTCGCCGTGTATTGGAAGAAAAGGTTATCTCCCAAGGAGAAAACCATGATAGTCATTGTAGTTAGTTTTCCACTGTATTTTCTTCCAGCATGGGCGGTGACGGATAATATAACTCTCGCCCTCTCACTTGGAGCATTGTGGGACATTTCCACAGGCTTAGGAATTCATACAACACTAACAAAAAGACCAGATGGGAATCAAACATGGCCAAGTAGTAGCTAGTGTCCTTTAGCCTCTAGTTTTTAAACTATTGACAGAGAACCAAACGAAGCAGGAGAAGAGCACTGGAGCGAGGTGAAAGTGGAAGTAAAGTCATGGAAAGCAGATTTGAAGTTAGAATGCGATGATGAAGTTGTGCTGGGTGAAAATGATGTAGACGACCTTGACTGTACTTTATACTTATTCCGAACTAACCCAGAAGAATCGGTGCAAGTCAGAATATCAGGAATCGACGTTGGGGGAGCAAAAGTCTGGCCAAGCGAGTTTAAAGGACTCACATTGTCAAAGGATACTCTTAGAGTGACTCCGAATGATCCAGATGACGAGATCCACATCAAGATTACGATAGATGAGAACTTTGCAGAGTTTTACTTTGGGATCGATCCTCGCTTCCCATGGCACTCTTATGTGGATAAACTTGCCATGGAGCAACCTTGGGAGATAGTGATACACTTTGAGAATGCGCCACCAATAAGCACGACATTCCAGATACTAAAGAACAGCGGCACCACGATTGAAGACGCAGTTGAATACGGCGGTTCGGGAACATTTGTAGTGACAGAGATACTCGAAAAAGCAGGATATATAACAACCGAGGCAACAGGACCTGGATCACTGGCAGTTGTTGGATCTAAACTATTCGGATATGTTGGATTACTCCTCTTCGTATCAGATATAGCGGAGGAAGCATATTTTTATGGCTGGAGACAGCCAAGAGATTTCGATAACGATGGTTTTGTGGGGTGATACCATGGACGAACTCCGCGTTCATAACATTCTGACTTTTTATCTTCCTCTTTTGATTTTGACTAGTTTTATGTACGAATTCTTGAATAAGAACTCTAGGGCGCTGATTTATGTTGTGGGATATTTGATAGCATATCTGGCAATTAGACTTGAAATTCATCACTACACCCACAAATGGAGTGCACATAGAGATCCGGAGGTTATCAAAATTCTTTTGATTTATAACCTGCTTGCAGTGGGTTTTCTATTACCTACTCTTCTTGCGTATTCAACAAAAGCAACTCTTATCAGGAATATCATGATTTACATTATTGTTGTACTTGTCCTGTATGTGCCAATTTCCAAAATGATCGTTAGATTATTAGGACGTGGGTTATTTATCTTATCCTTTGGATCTTCGCTTGTAATCTTCATAATCACGCAAAACATTCTAGAACCCACGATATTCGCTCTCCTTAGTTTATGGACATACTTGGTACTGAAACATGATTTAGTAGCTTATACCCAAGAAAGGAGCGTTAGCTAAAACATAAGCTCTCCTCAAAAGACTGTGACCAAAACTAGATGAACAAGAGGAGAACACTGGAGCGAGGTGAAAGTGGAAGTGAAAACTGACGACAAACTTAAACAGGTAACATCGGACTGCAATCCACTGTACTCCAAATATAACATGGGAGACTATGAAGCAACTCTCACTTGCCGACTAACAATATACAATGGATACAATTAAAAGTAACGGGAGACATTGTTTCAAGCATAAACGCCTCGATATTAAACAGATATCTGCAACTCCAACCAGGAAGCACCTCTCCAGTGATCAGTTACATTGATCCCAAAACAATACCCGCCAAAGGTTACGCCACCATAACTTCCACCGCACACTTCAAAATACCAAAACCCGATATCTTTGTAATTGGAGACATATTCCCATATTGGGAAGACGCATAGAATGATATTCAAGTGGAGGGGATTTATGGAGCAAGGGTTCCAGTAAAAATAATTCATGACGTGCCTTTTGATAAACTCGGGATTCGGCGCTTCACTCTTCAAAGCAGTACCTACGTGGAAGTAGACCACATAGCAGTAGTTGCAGACATTGCTGCCGATACATACTTAACGTACAAACTTGGATCAAAAGTTCAGCCTATTGCTAATATCAAGTTTATCAAAGATGCTCTCAATAAGCTCCACCAGAAGTCAAGGAGAAGGTAAAACCAATAATCGGACAGATAAGTGTCAATTGGCTTGCTAATTGGATGAAAGAGTACGCTATAACATGGTGGAGGGGATGATAGATGTCGGAAAGGGTGCCCTTCAAGGGGATATGGAAGTCTCTCTTTTTATTTATCTCTTTAGTCTCTTACAGTTAGGAATTGCAGTTCTCTTGCATCATGAAGGTGCTCATTCAACCAAAGTTCTGGGATTGCTGACAATGCCTGTAATTCTAATCCTGTTTTTCTTAGTATACGTCGGGGATGATCCCAAGTTTGCAGGGTTCTTCTTTTATTGGCTAGGTTTTTTGATGGTCGCAAGCATAAAAGCATCACTTCCTGTTAGGATACTGATTTTTGTCGGTTTGCCGGCATTCTGGTTTTTCGTGTATTTAGATTTAAGGAACGTACGCTGGACTTTGCTCTTGGAAAGGGTTTTCAATATGGGTAAAGTCGCCTCTTTGCTTCTTGCGATAATAGCCATCGTAAGCCTTGTGGGGATTAATTACAAACTGTTCGTCATCTCAGAGGCATCTATGTATAGGATTTTCCTCATTATCTGTGAAGTAATAGTATTTGTAGTCCTTTACAAATTAGCTAGCTCACAAAATGAGAGCACTAAGAAGAAAATAATCAAACTCACACCGTGGGTTTATATATTCTTGTACATCCCATTAGTTCCGACTACAGTGGACCTTTGGGCAGGCCTTTTACTGCTGATTGTCGGCCCCATTGCATGGGCACTTCTCTTGACACTTGTGATGATGACATCACTAAGAACAAAAGACGTCGAAGGAGGCGGAACATGAAGGGACTGCTTAGATACATTCCAGCTGTTATCGGCCTGCTTTTTCTGGCTTATTTATTTCACACCGGCGACTATCACTCTGAAACTGCCTACCCGTTGCTTCAGCTGAACCTGTATTTAACGGCACTGGTTATAGTGCTTCCATGGTTGGAAGATGAGCGTTTTGGATTTGAAGTGAAAGTCTTTGCGCCCTTATGGTTGCCGATAGCAGCGGTATTGGCTGGGATGGAGTTCTTGGGCGGTCTTGCAGCAATTTTGTGGTTGACATGGCTATTCCTACCACTCTTCAGGATTGATAGTGTGCTTATCTTTCTTAGGAAATTAACGGAGAATCTAAATCTGCGAAAGAATCCAGTGAGGGCGCTAATAATAGTGTTAGCACATCCCTTGTTAATTGTAGTGTGGTATCATGCAATTTTTGGAGTACAGGCAGTTGTTCTAATGGCAATATATGTTATCTATGTCATTCCCATAGAGTTTAGGAAGTCTAGAGATACTAAAGATAAAGAGTAGGGGGTTGCTAACTGCAGGTCTGTTGGTACTAAATCTCCACGACTGGCTCTTTGGACCAAGACCAAATACCGGTGTAGACAATAACAATGTAGTGGGGGGATAATTATGAGAGGTGCAATTACAAAAGGTGTAGTGGTTATTGTCACTGCCATTTCAATTATCTTTACTTTTTGGTGGGGAGAAATTACAAACAGCCAATATTACTACACCTTGTTATATTTTGGAGCCTAGCCTTTGGAATATTGTTCCGGTCTACTACTTGGGAGAAATTCTTTGAAAAGACAACGTTCATTCCGTACTGAATTACTATTGCAAACTTTGCAGGGGCGTGTCTTGGAAGTCCCATCTTGTGGCTCCTCGTCCTGTTTACCCCATGGCTTTTAATAGACAAAACGTTCACAATGTGGGAGATTGTGCTAAGTAGGCTCAGGATTACCCCAACTAGAAAGACACGTGCCTTCATGTTCACATTTTTGCCCTCCGTACTGGCAATCATAATTGATGGGGTTAATATCGGCAGTTTGTATCTGCAAGCCATCGGTATAACATACTCAGGAATGCTTATCCTGGAAATTTCTCATCAATGATCCTCCAGCATTAACTGGCTCGCCAATTAGATAAAAGAAGCTGCCATAACGAAAGATTCCGAACATGAGTGGTGGTTAAGATGAAGAGGGAATGCCTGCACTCTATATATTCTCTTTTTCATTTCGACGTTAATTTGGGAATGTTCCTTTCCAAGGGGCCGTTTGGTACGGAGGACATAGTCTTCCTGAGTTTAGCCCCATTGGTCCTCGCGTTCCTGTTCCTGCTGGAAGACAGCACGACACTGTCCAGCCTAGTTTTTATCTACATTCTATTCGGCCCGATGATGATACTCGAAGACCATATTTCCCAGCCATACCGGCTGCTCGTGTTTGTAACAGTACCAGCCCTCTGGGCGGCGGGTTATGAAAATGCACGTAAATGCAGGTACGTCACATGGAAGAACATCAAAAAATTACTGGCGATAGCAGTTGGACGCCTCACAAAAAATGGCAATGAACGGAGGCCAGGAAATGATTGAAAAGGCCAAAGTGGAACTAAAATCACAGTATCCCAACGATGACCTCCACAACCTTCTCCTTTTCCACCGTTCTCTGCTCTCCGCTCTCCATGTCCCTTACCGTGACCTTTCCTTCCGCCAGGTCCTTCTTTCCAACGAGGACGACGTACGGAACACCGAGCTTTCCAGCGTAATCGAGTGCCTTCCTGAGCTTTCTTCCGGTTAGCTCGCAGTCGGTTTTGACGCCCGCGGCCCTCAGAGCGCTCGTTACCTCAACGGCGGCCCTCCTCAGCTCGGCGTCCTTCCCTATGGGCACGACGTAGACATCTGGCCTGAGCTTCGGCTCCGGGATGAGCCCCTTCCACTCGAGTATCGGAATGAGGCGCTCGATTCCGATGGCAAAGCCCGTCGCCGGAGTTGGTTTTCCGCCGAAGACGGAGATGAGGTTGTCGTAGCGGCCGCCGCCGCCTATCGAGCCTATGCCGAGGTCGTTGGGGGCGATTGCTTCAAAGACTATGCTCGTGTAGTAGTCGAAGCCCCTCGCTATTCCGAGGTCTATCCTTATCCACTTCGAGACGCCGTAGGCATCAAGCAAATCGACCAGCCCGTAGAGGCGGCCAATCTCGGCCCTCGCCGCCTCGCCCGCGAAAAGCTCCTCTGCCTTCGGAAGAACCTCCTCGGGGAGGCCCTTTATCTCCACCAGCGCCAGAACTTTCTCGACGCCCTCATCGTCCAGCCCAAAGTCTTTCAAAGCTTTAACGAAGTCCTCGCGGCTCATCTTGTCCTTCTTGTCTATGAGCCTCATCAGGCCTATGTCGTCCTCGACGCCGAGCATCTTTGCGAACTCATCGAGGAGAACGCGGTCGCCTATGTTCACGGTGAAGTCCTCCAAACCGGTGGCGAGGTAGCTCTCAACGAAGAGCGCTATAACCTCCGCGTCCGCCTCAACTTTATCGCTTCCGAGGAGCTCCACCCCTGCCTGCCAGAACTCGCGGTAACGGCCGCTCTGGGGTTCCTCATAGCGGAACATGTTGGCCATGTAGTACCATTTAACGGGCTTCGGGGCGTTCTGGAAGCCGTTGACGTAGAGCCTCGCGACGCTGGACGTCATGTCGGGTCTGAGCGAGAGGTTCCGTCCGCCCTTGTCGTCGAAGGCGTAGAGCTGCTCGACAACCTCCTCACCGCTCCTCAGCTTGAAGAGCTCGGTGTACTCAAAGGTGGGCGTGAGAACCTCATGAAAGTTATACCGCTCGAAGACCTCACGGATTCTCTCGAAAACCCATCTCCTCTTCGCCATCTCCTCCGGGAGCAGGTCTCGCGTTCCCTTAACCTTTTCAAGCCTTACCTTCATTCTCAACCCTCCTTTCCTGAAAAAGCTCAAGAGGTTAAAAGGTTAGCCCAGGAGTTCTGGCCCTGCCCGTTCACAGGACAGCGGGCCGAAGGGCCGTCATGCAGCGGAAGTCATCAGGAGGTATATCCCCACGACTCCCTGAACCATCATCTGGGCACCAATAGCCATCGTGAACATACCGATTATCCTTATGAAGACGCCCAGGGTCGTTTTGCTGACGTTCTTGATCAGGTACAGCGTCACGAACATGACGAGGGCAGTCATCAGGATGGCAAGGAACACCGCCGCGGTGGCGTGGTAGAGGCCCTTCTCGGCGGTCAGGGTTATCGCGGTGGTTATCGCGGCGGGGCCGGCTATCAGGGGAGTTGCAACCGGAACCGCGGCCAGAGCCAGTATGTTCTTCTCCCTCTTGAGGGTCAGCATTCCACCGCTCTCGAGGGCCTCGAGACCTATCTTGAAGAGGACGAAACCCCCGGCGACGCGGAGGGCGTTTATGTCGATATGGAATATCTCCTGGAGAATTATCTGGCCGGAAACCGCGAACAGGAAGAGTAGGAGAAAGCCTATCAGGTTCGCCCTCACTATGAGGGTCTTTATGTCCTCTATGTGGAAGTCCTCCCTCAGGAGGCTGACCAGGAGTATCTTGTCGCTCGGGTCTATCATGATGAGCATGAACAGTGCCGAACTGAGTATCGAAAGCCACTCGCTCATGTTCGCCACTGCGGTGAGGGTTTTATAAAGCTATGCCATAAAGTGTGCACTCGGGTTACCTGGTGTAGAGGGACTTGAGGAGGGGCGGCGTTATCACCGTCGTGACGAATACCATGAGGATCGCCACCGTCAGGGCGTCGGGGCCGATTATTCCGCTCCCGATTGCAACGGCCAGCATCGCCAGCTCCACACCCAGCCTGGGTATCATGCCGACGCCTATCCTGAGGGAGGAGTTCCAGTCGAACCCGGAGACCCTTGCACCGAGGCCACAGCCGAGTACCTTACTGAGCACGGCCGCGAGGGTGTAGAGGACCGCGAAGGCCCCCGCGTGGAGGATGTAGCCCAGTTCTATCCTCATGCCGACCTCGACGAAGAACAGCGGGATGAAGAGGGAGTACCCCAGGACGTTCATGTGATCCATTATCGACTTTTTCCTGGAGCTCTGGCCGAGGGCGAGGCCCGTGAGGTAGGCGCCGAGTATCGAAGCGAGGTTCAGGTGCTCCGCAAGGAAGGCGAAGGCTATCAGAAATATCAGGGCGAACGCGGTCTCCGCCTCGGGCAGGTCTATGCGCGAGATGAAGCGGAACGCCCTGTCGGCGAGGCCGGGTCCGAAGTAGAGAAAGAAGAAAAGGAGGAGCGAGACCGAGACCACGACCTCGGCTAGGCTCGCGTAGTTGACCGCGCCGCCCTTGATCATGGATATCGCAATGGTGAGGATGAGGATGCCGAGGACGTCGTCGACGACCGCGGCGGCGAGGATCGTCGTCCCCTCGCGGGTGTTGAGCCTCCTGAGTTCCATGAGAACCTTGACGGTTATGCTGACGCTCGTCGGGGTCATCATGGCGCCGTAGAGAACCGCCTCGTGGATGGGGACGAAAAAGTAAGCAACCGAGAACCCGAAGACGAACGCCACAAGGACTCCCAGGCCCGCGACCACCACGCTCTGCTTTCCAACGCGCTTGAACTCCTCCAGCTCGCTCTCAAGACCGGCCATGAAGAGAAGCAGGAGGACGCCCAGGTTGGCGAACTGGCCGATTACCGGGTTGGTGTCAAAGAATATCCCTATGAGGAGACCCCCGAATATCTGCCCCAGCACCACCGGCTGACCGAGGCGCTCGAAGAGGTAGCCCACGAGTTTGGCCATTGCCAGCATGAGGGCCATCAGGAGGAGTATCTCCATATCACTCCCTCGAGAACGCCCACTTGAGGAGGAAAGGCGTTACAAGCGTTGTTATTATCACCATGCTGACCGGTATCGAAAACGTCCCCCTGTCGAACACCCCTTCTTTCAGTCCGATGTTGGCCATGATGAGCGCGACCTCCATCCTCGGAACCATTCCCATTCCAATCTGCAGGGCCTCCCTGCCCTTGAACCTGGTCAGCAGTCCACCGATACCGCAGCCGAGTATCTTTCCGGCTATCGCCAGAACCGCGTAAAGTCCTGCAAAAGCTCCGATGTGGGCCAGAACGTGGATGTCGGTCTCGACACCTATGCTGACGAGGAAAACGGGTATGAAGAGGGAGTAACCGATGGTCAGGGTCTTGCTCGTCACCTCCCTTGCCTCGGCACTGCCTGCCACGATGAGACCGGCTAAGTAAGCGCCGGTTATGCCCGCCAGCTGGAACCGCTCGGCTATGGAGGCGAAGATGAGCATTATGGCTATGGCGAAGGCCGTTATGGTCTCGGGCAGGTTTATCCTCTCTGATGCCCTGAGGGCCTCCTTTACTGCCGGACTGCCGAGGAGGAGGCCGAGGATAAAGAACAGGGTGACCTCACCGAGGATTATGAGGACATCCACAGGATAGACGCTGCCCTTTGTGTTCATGGCGACAAGAACCGTCAGAATTATGATGCCGAGGACGTCGTCGACGACCGCGGCGGCGAGGATCGTCGTTCCCACGCGGCTCCTCAGCTTCTTCATCTCCATGAGTATGCTCGTGGTGAGGCCGACGCTCGTGGCCGTGAGGATTCCACCGAGAAAGAGTGCCTGAATGTCCGAATAGCCCCACGCGAGGGCTCCGACGTAGCCCAGAACGAAGGGTATTATGACACCGAGAACCGCCACTATGAAAGCAGGGACACCCACGTTCTTGAACTCCTCAACGTCGGTCTCAAGGCCCGCCAGGAAAAGGAGCATGACGACCCCAAGCTCGGCAACGAGTCTCACTCCCTCATCGTAGGCCACCAGATTCAGCAGGGATGGTCCTATGAGGATTCCACCGAGGAGCTGCCCGAGGGCGGCTGGAAAGCCAAGCCGAACCGTGAGGTAGCCGAACAGCTTTGCAACCACGAGTATCAGCGCCAGCTCCAGGAATACGTCCATGATTATCATCCCTTAGACGCTTTAGATTCGAGCGGTTTACTCAGACACTATGCGTATCAGACGGATTATGTCCTTGACCTCCAGGACGCCGTGGACGCGGTTCTCATCATCAACGACGGGGAGATGGTGCTTTCCGGTCTCTATCATGACCTTTATCGCCCTGCCGAGGTTGTCATCGACGTGGATCGTTACGGGCCTCCTGACCATTATGTCAGAGACGTTGGAGGCACGGTTTACAGAGTACTTCTTCAGGAGACCAACGCCAACTATGGAGTACCTCCTGGGAGGTTCGAAAAAGTGGAGGAGGTCCTTCATCGTGATGAAGCCCATGAGGCGCCCTTCCTCGTCTGTAACGACCGCGGAGCTTTCTTCGCCCCGGAGCTCCTGGACAAGCCTGGAAAGGGAATCACTCGGATGGAGAACGAGGAAATCCCGGTCCATGGCGATCCTCACCGGGACCTTGGAGATGTAGCGGATGTTATAGCTCAGTTCCTCCTTCCTCCTGAGCTGGAGCATTCTGCGCTTGCTGTGGATTATTCGTATCTTCTTCGCCTTGGCCTCATGGGATTTCTCTCCAGCATTCAAAGTGTCCATACGCCCCACGTTTAAACACTAATGTGCGAAAGTGTTTAAAGATTTCGGAGAGTTTTTTGAGTGCTAAATGTTAAAAGCACTGCACATCCCAGACAGGTTAACCAAAAACTTGCCAAAAACTTTTTAAGTGGCCACTCAGAGACATAGGCAAGGGAAATATGGTTTCTGAAGCAGAAAACGGAAAGACCTACGATGTCGTGATTATAGGTGCCGGCCCCGCTGGCCTTTTCGCGGCCTACGAGCTGGCGGAAAAGGGCGATTTTAGGGTCCTTGTGATAGAGGAAGGCGGCAACGTCGAGCAGAGGATCTGCCCGATGTACGATCTCGGCTACTGCATTGGCTGTCAGCCCTGCCACATAATGAGCGGGGTGGGCGGTGCCGGCGGTCTAAGCGACGGCACGATAAACCTCCGCCCGGACATAGGCGGCGATCTGAGCGAGCTGACCGACGATGAGAACTACGCCTGGCAGCTCGTCTGGGAGGTTGACAGGATTCTCCTGCGCCACAGGTCGCCCAGAAACCTGTTCAGGGGAAACCCGGAGGAGATCCGCTACTGGGAGCAGAAGGCGGCGCAGGCGGGTGTGAAGTTCATCCCCATAATCCAGCGCCACATAGGCTCTGACAGGACGCCCGAGGTCATAGCCGACATAAAGAGGCACCTCGAGGGCAGAGGCGTCGAGTTTCTCCTCTGGACCAAGGCCCTTGAGTTCGGGAAAGGCTGGGTGAAGGTGAAGCGGGGGAAGAACATCTTCACGATCAGCGCCCGCTACATAATCGTCGCCCCTGGGAGGGGCGGAGCGGACTGGTTCCACGACGTGGCCCAGAGGATAGGGCTTGAGGCGAGGCACGGGCCGATCGACGTTGGAGTCAGGGTTGAGGTTCCCGCGATAGTGATGGAGCCGATAACGAGCATAAACCACGACCCCAAGTTCCACATCTACACCGACACCTACGACGACTTCGTTAGAACATTCTGCACCAATCCAAACGGCTTCGTCGTCGAGGAGAAGTACGACTCCTACGTCGGCGTCAACGGGCACTCGATGCACGAGAAGAAGAGCAACAACACCAACTTCGCATTCCTGACGAGGATAGAGCTGACCGAGCCGGTTGAGGACACGACGGCCTACGGGAAGAGCATAGCACAGCTCGCGACGACGATCGGCGGCGGCAAACCGCTCCTCCAGCGCCTCGGCGACCTCAGGAGGGGTAGGAGGAGCACGTGGGCACGCATAAAGAGGAGCGACGTTGAGCCGACCCTGAGGCACGTCACGCCGGGGGACATAGCGATGGCCCTGCCGCACCGCGTCGTGACCAACATCATAGAGGGGCTTGAAAAGCTCGACCGCGTTCTTCCGGGCGTTGCGAGCGACCACACCCTGCTCTACGCGCCGGAGATAAAGTACTACGCAATGAAGGTCGAGGTGGACGAGAACCTTGAGACGAGCATAGAGGGCATCTTCGCCGCCGGCGACGGTGCAGGCTTGAGCAGGGACATAGTGAACGCGGCCGCCACCGGATTGCTCGCCGCGAGGGGGATACTCAAGAAGGAGGGCATTTTCACGGAGAAGGAC encodes the following:
- the hisS gene encoding histidine--tRNA ligase, with the protein product MKVRLEKVKGTRDLLPEEMAKRRWVFERIREVFERYNFHEVLTPTFEYTELFKLRSGEEVVEQLYAFDDKGGRNLSLRPDMTSSVARLYVNGFQNAPKPVKWYYMANMFRYEEPQSGRYREFWQAGVELLGSDKVEADAEVIALFVESYLATGLEDFTVNIGDRVLLDEFAKMLGVEDDIGLMRLIDKKDKMSREDFVKALKDFGLDDEGVEKVLALVEIKGLPEEVLPKAEELFAGEAARAEIGRLYGLVDLLDAYGVSKWIRIDLGIARGFDYYTSIVFEAIAPNDLGIGSIGGGGRYDNLISVFGGKPTPATGFAIGIERLIPILEWKGLIPEPKLRPDVYVVPIGKDAELRRAAVEVTSALRAAGVKTDCELTGRKLRKALDYAGKLGVPYVVLVGKKDLAEGKVTVRDMESGEQRTVEKEKVVEVIVGIL
- a CDS encoding HPP family protein — encoded protein: MDTLNAGEKSHEAKAKKIRIIHSKRRMLQLRRKEELSYNIRYISKVPVRIAMDRDFLVLHPSDSLSRLVQELRGEESSAVVTDEEGRLMGFITMKDLLHFFEPPRRYSIVGVGLLKKYSVNRASNVSDIMVRRPVTIHVDDNLGRAIKVMIETGKHHLPVVDDENRVHGVLEVKDIIRLIRIVSE
- a CDS encoding MarC family protein, with product MSEWLSILSSALFMLIMIDPSDKILLVSLLREDFHIEDIKTLIVRANLIGFLLLFLFAVSGQIILQEIFHIDINALRVAGGFVLFKIGLEALESGGMLTLKREKNILALAAVPVATPLIAGPAAITTAITLTAEKGLYHATAAVFLAILMTALVMFVTLYLIKNVSKTTLGVFIRIIGMFTMAIGAQMMVQGVVGIYLLMTSAA
- a CDS encoding cation:proton antiporter, encoding MEILLLMALMLAMAKLVGYLFERLGQPVVLGQIFGGLLIGIFFDTNPVIGQFANLGVLLLLFMAGLESELEEFKRVGKQSVVVAGLGVLVAFVFGFSVAYFFVPIHEAVLYGAMMTPTSVSITVKVLMELRRLNTREGTTILAAAVVDDVLGILILTIAISMIKGGAVNYASLAEVVVSVSLLLFFFLYFGPGLADRAFRFISRIDLPEAETAFALIFLIAFAFLAEHLNLASILGAYLTGLALGQSSRKKSIMDHMNVLGYSLFIPLFFVEVGMRIELGYILHAGAFAVLYTLAAVLSKVLGCGLGARVSGFDWNSSLRIGVGMIPRLGVELAMLAVAIGSGIIGPDALTVAILMVFVTTVITPPLLKSLYTR
- a CDS encoding cation:proton antiporter, encoding MDVFLELALILVVAKLFGYLTVRLGFPAALGQLLGGILIGPSLLNLVAYDEGVRLVAELGVVMLLFLAGLETDVEEFKNVGVPAFIVAVLGVIIPFVLGYVGALAWGYSDIQALFLGGILTATSVGLTTSILMEMKKLRSRVGTTILAAAVVDDVLGIIILTVLVAMNTKGSVYPVDVLIILGEVTLFFILGLLLGSPAVKEALRASERINLPETITAFAIAIMLIFASIAERFQLAGITGAYLAGLIVAGSAEAREVTSKTLTIGYSLFIPVFLVSIGVETDIHVLAHIGAFAGLYAVLAIAGKILGCGIGGLLTRFKGREALQIGMGMVPRMEVALIMANIGLKEGVFDRGTFSIPVSMVIITTLVTPFLLKWAFSRE
- a CDS encoding NAD(P)/FAD-dependent oxidoreductase, whose protein sequence is MVSEAENGKTYDVVIIGAGPAGLFAAYELAEKGDFRVLVIEEGGNVEQRICPMYDLGYCIGCQPCHIMSGVGGAGGLSDGTINLRPDIGGDLSELTDDENYAWQLVWEVDRILLRHRSPRNLFRGNPEEIRYWEQKAAQAGVKFIPIIQRHIGSDRTPEVIADIKRHLEGRGVEFLLWTKALEFGKGWVKVKRGKNIFTISARYIIVAPGRGGADWFHDVAQRIGLEARHGPIDVGVRVEVPAIVMEPITSINHDPKFHIYTDTYDDFVRTFCTNPNGFVVEEKYDSYVGVNGHSMHEKKSNNTNFAFLTRIELTEPVEDTTAYGKSIAQLATTIGGGKPLLQRLGDLRRGRRSTWARIKRSDVEPTLRHVTPGDIAMALPHRVVTNIIEGLEKLDRVLPGVASDHTLLYAPEIKYYAMKVEVDENLETSIEGIFAAGDGAGLSRDIVNAAATGLLAARGILKKEGIFTEKDFRKPGNWRHSIETLDG